TAGCTCATCTCGATGTCGACCTGGGTGAACTCCGGCTGGCGGTCGGCGCGCAGGTCCTCGTCCCGGAAGCAGCGCGCGATCTGGTAGTACCGGTCGCACCCACCGACCATGAGGATCTGTTTAAAGAGCTGAGGGGACTGAGGAAGCGCGTAAAAGGTCCCGGGGTTGACCCGGCTCGGGACCAGGTAATCCCGCGCCCCCTCGGGCGTCGCCTTCGTGAGTATTGGGGTCTCGACCTCCATGAAGCCCCGCCCGTCCAGGTAGGCGCGGGTGAAGGCGTTCATGCGGCTGCGAATGCGCAGATTGCGCTGCATCCTCTCCCGGCGCAGGTCCAGGTAGCGATAGGTCAGGCGCAGGTTCTCGTCCACCTTATCGGTCCCCTCCCCCACCTCGAAGGGCAGCGGCGCGGCGGAGGAGAGCAGCAGAAAATCCTCGGCCACGATCTCCACGGAGCCGGTCTTCAGAGCGGGGTTCTCCGTCCCCTCGGGGCGGGCGCGGAGCGTACCCCTGACGGCAATGCAGTACTCGTTCCGAAGCTCCCCGGCCCGCTCGTGGACCGCCCCGGCCTCGGGGCCGAAGACGACCTGGACGGACCCGGTGTAGTCCCACAGCTCGATGAAGATGATACCCCCAAGGTCGCGGCGGCGGCGAACCCATCCGTTGGCCCGAACCGTACTCCCCGCCTCGGCCGTCCCAAAGTCCCCGCACAGCGACGAACGCTGCCAGGATTTATCGAAAAAGTCCGTCCGGCCTTCCCCTTGTTTTTTTTCGCTGAAACAACCCATCCTTAAGATGCCTCCGTCCTGCCAATATACCCGAAACCGATTGGTTGCACCATTATACTCGCTCCCGGGCCAATATACCCCAGAGCTCCTCATGCATATCCGTTCGGCAGGTCCCCCGCGGCTCCATAAAATGTCCTATAATACTTGAAGAGATACCTTCCTCCCCAAGACGCGCCCGGGCCTTCTCCGCCTCATCGGGTGGGACGACCGCGACCAGCATCCCCGAGGAGATCAGGTGCAGGGGATCGAAGCCGAGCGCCTTCGCCGCGCGGCGCGTCAGCGGCGAGATGGGAATAGCGTCCATATCGAGCGCGATACCAAATCCGCAGGCGTTCCGTATCTCCAGGAGTCCTCCCTCCAGGCCCCCCTCCGTCGGGTCGTGCATGTAACGCGCATGGTCCCGGAGCAGACGGGCCTCGCGAACGATCGACAGATCGCCCTGCCAGGAACGCACCTCGTCCAGCTCCGAGGCATCGAGGCAGGACAGGAGGTCGGGCCGGTCGTGGGCCAGGATGGACATCCCCTCCAGTCCGGCATGGCCGGTCGCCAGCAGGAGGTCGCCCTTCTCTATGCAGCCCGCGCTCAGGAGCCGGCGCGAGGGCCCAAGCATCGTCCCCACGATGACCGGCCTGTCGTAGCGGTCCGTCAGCTCCGTGTGCCCGCCGACGACCGAGATGCCCAGCTCGGAGCAGGTCGCGTGAACCTCGCTCATGATTCGCTCGATCATGGGCGCCCCGTCGTCGGACGGAATAATCAGGGTGACGACCAGCCAGGCGGGGTCCGCGCCCTTGCAGGCGACGTCGTTGGCGTTGATGTGGACCAGAAGCCGCCCCGCCCCGGCGGTCGCCCCCACCACGGGGTCGGAGGCCGCCACGAGGTAAGGGGCGTCCGGCCATTGAATCACCGCCGCATCCTCCCCGAGCCCGGCCCCGACCACGACATCGGACCGTTCCGCCCCGGAGTAGCGGAGCACCCCCTGCAGGAGCAGCTCGGGAGGCAATTTACCCAGTATTTTTTTCTCATCTTTCCTCTGCATGAAGTTCTCCCCCTCCATTCTCACGCAGAATACACCGCAGCTCATCTGAAACAGGACAAGGAACACGGCAAAGGCACTATGAACACCCAAGACCGCGGCCAAAGACCGCGGTCTTGGGGAGACGGCGCCTTTCGTCGGGAGGGGGTCAGGACAGAAGCGTCAGCATGACCCCCGCCGCGACGGCCGTGCCGATGACCCCGGCGACGTTGGGGCCCATGGCGTGCATCAGGAGATAATTGCCCGGGTTCTCGGACTGCGAGACACGCTGGACCACACGGGCCGCCATCGGCACGGCGGACACCCCGGCCGAGCCGATCATCGGGTTGATGCGGCCATTCGTGAGTACCTTCATAATCTGGCCGAAGACCACGCCGCCGACGGTGCTGAAGATGAACGCCACGAGCCCCAGGAGGATGATGACCAGCGTGCGCGGCTGGAGGAAGTACTGGGCCTCCATCGTCGACCCGACGGCGAGCCCGAGGAAAATCGTAGTGATGTTCAGGATCTCGTTCTGGGCCGCCAGGCTCAGGCGGTCGGTCGCCCCGCACTCCCGCAGCAGGTTGCCGAACATCAGCATGCCCACCAGGGGGACGGAGGCCGGAAGGATCAGCCCCGTCACGATGGTGCAGATGATCGGGAAGAGGATCTTCTCACGCCTGCTGACGGGACGGAGCTGCCCCATGCGGATGGCCCTGTCCTTCTTCGTGGTCAGCAGCTTGATAATAGGAGGCTGGATGAGGGGCACCAGGGACATGTAGCTGTAAGCGGCCACGGCGATGGCCCCAAGAATCGCCTGCTGCCCCAGCTTCATCGTCAGATAGATGCTCGTGGGGCCGTCGGCCCCGCCGATGATCGCAATGCTGGCCGCCTGCTTGATGTTGAAGCCGATGTCCAGGCCAAATTGAGCTGCAATGGGCCCTACCCAGTTGGCGCCGATGAAGGCGACGAAGACCCCGAACTGGGCGGCGGCGCCGAGGAGGAAGGTCACGGGATTGGCGAGGAGCGGCCCGAAGTCCGTCAGCGCCCCTATCCCCAGGAAGATGATGATGGGATAGATCTCGTGCTGAGCGCCGAAGTAGACGTAGCGCAGGAAGCCTACGGCCCCCTCGGCATCGGACATGATCCCGGAGAGGGGCAGGTTGACCAGAAGACATCCGAAAGCGATGGGTACCAGCAGCAGAGGCTCGAACCCCCTGCCGATGGCCAGGTAAAGGAGGACCAAGGCGACGATCAACATAACCACGTTGCCGGTCCCCATGGACGAGAACAACACGGAAAATCCCGAGTTGTTCACCAGG
The sequence above is drawn from the uncultured Fretibacterium sp. genome and encodes:
- the aspS gene encoding aspartate--tRNA ligase, translated to MGCFSEKKQGEGRTDFFDKSWQRSSLCGDFGTAEAGSTVRANGWVRRRRDLGGIIFIELWDYTGSVQVVFGPEAGAVHERAGELRNEYCIAVRGTLRARPEGTENPALKTGSVEIVAEDFLLLSSAAPLPFEVGEGTDKVDENLRLTYRYLDLRRERMQRNLRIRSRMNAFTRAYLDGRGFMEVETPILTKATPEGARDYLVPSRVNPGTFYALPQSPQLFKQILMVGGCDRYYQIARCFRDEDLRADRQPEFTQVDIEMSYIVEDDVMELIEGYMKGLFKEILGVDVPTPFERMLYWDAMDRYGSDKPDLRISLELCDVASVFAESSFEPFRSLLAKGGVVRGLALPGGAALSRKELSDLEDKAKKFGASGLAAFQLKDGALKGPLVKFLSESEQNRLKELAGLKDGDALFLVADADRARACTILGVLRLDLGKTRGFLDEKAWRFLWVTRFPLFEWSEEEKRWTAMH
- a CDS encoding AIR synthase related protein, which codes for MQRKDEKKILGKLPPELLLQGVLRYSGAERSDVVVGAGLGEDAAVIQWPDAPYLVAASDPVVGATAGAGRLLVHINANDVACKGADPAWLVVTLIIPSDDGAPMIERIMSEVHATCSELGISVVGGHTELTDRYDRPVIVGTMLGPSRRLLSAGCIEKGDLLLATGHAGLEGMSILAHDRPDLLSCLDASELDEVRSWQGDLSIVREARLLRDHARYMHDPTEGGLEGGLLEIRNACGFGIALDMDAIPISPLTRRAAKALGFDPLHLISSGMLVAVVPPDEAEKARARLGEEGISSSIIGHFMEPRGTCRTDMHEELWGILARERV
- a CDS encoding sodium ion-translocating decarboxylase subunit beta, which translates into the protein MEVYVTALRDLVNNSGFSVLFSSMGTGNVVMLIVALVLLYLAIGRGFEPLLLVPIAFGCLLVNLPLSGIMSDAEGAVGFLRYVYFGAQHEIYPIIIFLGIGALTDFGPLLANPVTFLLGAAAQFGVFVAFIGANWVGPIAAQFGLDIGFNIKQAASIAIIGGADGPTSIYLTMKLGQQAILGAIAVAAYSYMSLVPLIQPPIIKLLTTKKDRAIRMGQLRPVSRREKILFPIICTIVTGLILPASVPLVGMLMFGNLLRECGATDRLSLAAQNEILNITTIFLGLAVGSTMEAQYFLQPRTLVIILLGLVAFIFSTVGGVVFGQIMKVLTNGRINPMIGSAGVSAVPMAARVVQRVSQSENPGNYLLMHAMGPNVAGVIGTAVAAGVMLTLLS